The Verrucomicrobium spinosum DSM 4136 = JCM 18804 DNA segment CAGCAGCCCGTTCACATTCTTGCGCCGGATCTGGAACATGGAGAGCGTCATGCACCGCACCCCCTGCCGTGCCGCCGCCTCTGCGACCGCATGGTCATTCATCTCGGGCGGCAAATGCCCCGCCGTCTGCATGCCGGCATGAATCGGGGCGATCTCGATCAGACCCGCCAGAGGCCCTGTCGCCGCCATTTCCATCAGCGTGCCCAACCTTTCCGCATACGCCTCCCGCATCCGGCGGATGTGCTGGCCGAAGTGGCCCTCCGTGATGAAATCACACAACACGGCCTGATCCAGCAATGGCGGGAAACGATCACTCAGCGAGCGAGCCACGGCAAACGGCTCCACCAGCCGCGGCGGCAGCACCACATAGCCCAGTCGCAGGTTAGGAAACAACATCTTGTTGAAACTCCCCGCGAAGATCACGCACCCGCTGCCGTCCAGCCCCTGCATGGAGGGCAGCGGCCGCCCCTGATAGCGGTACTCGCTATCATAGTCGTCCTCAAAGATCCATGCCCCCGCCTCCTGCGCCCACTGCAGCAGGGCCAGGCGACGTTCCAGGCTCAGACTCGTGCCCAGAGGAAACTCATGCGCCGGCGTCACATAGGCCAGCTTGGCATCGGCGGCCAGCTTCCGCCCTTGGGCCACGTCCAGTCCATCCTCATCGACGGGGATGGCCACCAGCCGCGCCCCCACGGACCGAAAGGCACCCACCGCCCCGATGTACCCCGGGTCCTCCATCCATACCTTGTCGCCAGGGTCCAGCACCAGCCGCGCCGTAAGATCGAGCGTCTGCTGGGTTCCGGAAACAATCACCACCTGATCCGCCGTGCAGTGCACCGCCCGGGCAGATCCCAAATAGGCTGCCACCGCCTCCCGGAGCGGCCGGTACCCGTGGGCCTCCGCCACGCCCAGTTGCAGGCCGGAGGCCCGTCGCAGCCGACGCCCTGCCAGCCGGCTCCACAAGGTGGTGGGAAAGAGATCCAGCGCCGGCTGGTTGGGCTCAAACGCCACCCCCGTAGGAGCCACCCCGCGAAGAGGAAACAGGGGGCGCAGTGTCTGGGACCATGCAGAAAGTCTGGCCCGTGAAGGCGTCACACTCGCCGGTGTCGCCTGCAACGAGGGAGCCGGGGCAAAGAAACGCTCTGGCAGATTGCCCGCCACCCGTGTGCCCGATCCCACCTCACTCTCCACATAGCCCTCGGCCTTGAGCTGCTCAAAGGTGACCAGCACCGTGCCACGCGCCACGCCGTACTGCGTCGCCAGATCCCGGGTGGAAGGCAGCCGCATGCCCGGCTTGAGCCGGCCCTCAGCGATCGCGAGACGAAGCTCCTCGTAGATCCATCGGAATAGGGGCGTCCCCTCCGGGGCCGGGCGCAATGCCAGTTCCTGCAGGGATGCTTTTCTGGCCATGGCGTGGGTGTCTCCGGGAAAAAGTGGTCCAGTTGAAATCGGGTAAATGGACCTTCCGACAAGTCCATTCGCAAGCGAATCTTTCTCCCGTTCGAAACACCAAAATCAAACCAACATCCTTATGAGTGAGATCTCCGACACCCCGGAAGGCAAGCCCCGCATGGCATATCACCTGGCCAGCCCCGACGCTGTGAAGGCCATGTTCGCCCTGTCTGTCGCCGTCCAGAAACTCGGCATCGAGCCCAAACTCCTGGATCTGATCCACCTGCGCGTCTCCCTGATCAATGGTTGCGCCTACTGCATCGACCTCCACAATCGCGAGGCGCTCGCCCGCGGAGAAACCGCCCGCCGCCTGAATCTCCTGCCCGTGTGGCATGAGGTGCCCCACCTCTACACCAGCCGAGAACGCGCCGCCCTGGCCTGGACCGAGGCCGTGACCCTCATTTCCCAAACGCATGTGCCCGATGACGTGTATGCCCACGCCCGCACCGAGTTCTCGGAAACCGAGCTGACCAACCTCAACCTCGCCGTCGTCGCCATCAACGGCTGGAACCGATTCGCCATCAGCTTCCGAAAAATGCCCGAAGAACTTAAATAATACCCTCGAACCCAACATTCCACATTCCACATTCCACATTCCACATTCCACATTCCACATTCCACATTCCACATTCCACATTCCACATTCCACATTCCACATTCCACATTCCACATTCCACATTCCACATTCCACATTCCACATTCCACATTCATAATTCATAATTCATAATTCATAATTCATAATTCATAATTTCTAATTGCATGCCCCTTTCCCGCCGCCAACTCATGACCCTGCTCACCGCTGCTTCCGGCGTGCCCGCCTTCGCAGCAACAGCCTCTGCCGCCACGCACCAGGATGCCGCCCAGACCGGCTCCAAGGTGACTTCCCTCCTCACCCGCGCCCTCGCCGGACATCCTGAAAGCGATGTCAACATGGTGCTGGTGGAGTACGCCGGAGGAGCCAGCTCCCCGGCCCACCGCCACTCCGGCCCCGTCTTCGTGTATGTGCTGGAGGGTGCCGTGGAGATGCAGATCACCGACGGACCGCTCACCAAGCTCACCAAAGGTGAGACCTACTACGAGCCCCCGGGTGGCGTGCATCTGGTCTCCCGCAACGCCAGCACCACCGAGCCCGCCAAGCTGCTCGCCTTCGTGATCGGCCCCAAGGGTGAAGCCCCGACCGGGCCGGTGGACAAACACTGACCCCGCCCGTTCAAGCCTCACCCCGGCATGTGTTATGACATATTCAACCCCGGTGAACAAAAGTCGGAATAAAAGCGGCGGCCGACCCGTCACAAAGGCAGATCACCGGACATGCAGTCATTGAAAGGCTGGAGTGAACCCCCTTGCTTCTGCCAATCAGAAAACCCTCAATCCCTCCCTCTCCATGAACCCCGATTCCACCGCTCGCATCGTCAGGATCCTCCTGTCCGCCAGTGTGGCCTTGGGCCTCCTCGTGGCGGCAGTTCGTCCGAACCTGGTTTATGGCGGGAACACCCCCTTGAGCACCCCGCTGGCGGCAGGCAAGACGCCGGCGGAGGCCAGTGGGTGGATTCGGTAACCCACAGAAGCGGCGCTGTGAATCCAACCACAGAGGCACAGAGAACACAGAGGGCTGAGATAAGGATAGAGGTAAACGGTGGATTGGTGGCCTCAGAGACGCTTCCTCGAACCTTTCAGTCAAACGTCCCTCCGGCACCTCAAGCCCCCGGGATCCACTCAAATCCACCACGCCCAACACCTGGCGGCGCAGCCGCTTTGGGACTGCGGTGAGCATCACCGCTTTCGGGACGGCTTGTGAGGTTCGATCCCCCTACCAGCAGCAGCGGAGCCCATTCCTCCGCTCCCGCCACATCTTAGTCAGCCCGACACAGGACTCCCCAAAGCGGCAATGCTTGCCGCACTCCCAAAATCCCGCAAGCGGGATCAGGTGGAGGATGCCGACAGGGCTTACACCTACAAGCGGCCTGCGAAATCCGTGGGCTGTGGGACTGCCGTTCCCGGAAACTTCGCGTCGGAACAGCACGCATGCTGCGCCCCCCACACGTCCTCCTCTCTCCAGCGAAGCGCCTCAACCAGGCGCAGCCGTCTCAACCAGCAACGCGTCTCAACGTGCCGCTTGCGGCACATCTCAACTTCCCGCTCTCCCTACGCCCCCTCCGTGCTGCCGTGCCACACCCGCTGCAGGCGCTCGATCCTCAGCGCCTTGCCCGTCGTCGCATCCACATCCACCACCGCGCCACACAGTTTCACCTGACCGCGAGCCACATGACCCTTGCTGGGCAGCAGCTTCGTGAACCGCTCAATCGCGGTCTGCACTTCCATGCCGATGCACGAGTCCACAGGGCCACACATGCCCGCATCGCAGAGAAATGCAGTGCCATTGGGCAGCACCCGCTCATCCGCCGTCTGCACATGCGTATGGGTGCCCACCACCGCGGAGACCCTGCCATCCAGATACCAGCCCAGCGCCACTTTCTCGCTCGTGGTCTCGGAGTGCATGTCCACAAAGATGACCGGCGTCTCCTTGCGCATCTCTGCCACCACCTCGTCCATGACGGTGAAGGGGTTCTCCAGCAGCATTTTCATAAACGTGCGCCCCTGCACGTTGATCACGCCCACCTTGCCCTTCTTCGTCTCCAGCACCAGCGATCCCTCCCCAGGCGTGCCCGCGGGGTAGTTCACCGGCCGGAGGAGGCGCGGCTCTTCTGAAAAATAAGGCACGATCTCCTTCTGGTCCCACACATGGTCGCCGGTGGTGATGACGGCCGCCCCGGCACGCATGAGCCCGATGGCGATCTTCGGAGTGATGCCACGACCGCCAGCGCTGTTCTCGCCGTTCACAATCGCAAAATCGATCTGCAACTCCTCCTTCAGCCGCGGCAGCATTTCACCCACGGCCTTCCGCCCTGGATCACCCATCACGTCACCTAAAAAAAGGATGCGAATCGTCTGGTCAGAAGGGGCGTCTGTCATGCAGTACGTATTTGAGGATGAATTGTCCATGAATCAAGTCTAGGCTGCCAGCATGTTGGACGGACCCTGCAGACCATGGATGACCGGAGTTGCCCTCCTGATGGGCCTCAACTGTGGCGTGATGGGGCAGGATTCCCCAGCCCCCACTGCGGCTCCCACGCCCGCAGAGGCCCCGGCAGCGGGCCCCTTGGCGGCAGACTCCCCTTCCGCCCCGCTCACCCCGGCCCCGCCAATCCTGGCCAAACCGAAGCTCAGCCCGCTGGCAACTCCGCCGAAATGGGACGAGCTAAAGGCCTACGATGGCGTGCTTACCCGCGCCCAATTCGAGAAAGCCATCTCCCATGTCTATGGCAATGGCTCCAACTTCCCGCCTCCGTGGAAGCTGGACGACCAAGGCGTCATCGTGGACACCACGCCCGGCAAGCTGCCGGTGCGCATTGCTTTTCGTCCCGCCACGGTCGAGGCCAAGCAGGTCACCCACTACTGGCGCGCCGCCAAGGACCTGCGTCCACTTGAGCCCGGTCAGCCCCCGTTGAAGGGAGTGCACATCGCTCTGGACCCCGGCCACATCGGTGGCGGCTATGCCCGCCTGGAGGAGCGCTGGCTGAGCATGAATCCGGGTGAGGAAATCATGGAGGGCCGCATCGTCCTCCAGGTGGCCCAGCTCCTTAAGCCGCGTCTGGAGGCCCTCGGTGCCCGCGTCAGCATGGTACGCGAGTCGGAGACCCCCCTCACCAAGGACACCCCGGACAGCCTCCGGGATGAGGCTCTCAAAGTCCTGCATGAGGCTGGCATCGCCAGCCCCAAGGACACCTACACCGCCCCCCGCGACGAGGCCCGCATCCTCAGTGTGCAGTGGCAGGCGGAAAAGCTCTTCTACCGCGTGAGTGAGATCCACGCCCGCGCCCGCCGGGTGAACGAGGAACTGCGGCCCGACCTGGTGCTCTGCCTGCACCTGAATGCCGAGCCCTGGGGCGATCCCAAGCAACCCTCTTTCGTGAATGCCAACCACTTCCACCTGCTCATCAACGGCTGCTACAGCCCGGATGAATTGCAGTACGAGGACGTGCGCTTTGAGATGCTGCGCCGGCTTTTCTCCCGCACGGAGGAGCAGGAAATGGCCATGGCAGCGCCAGTCGCCGCCGCCATGGCCGCTGCCACCGGACTGCCACCCTACCTCTACACCACCGCAAATGCCCG contains these protein-coding regions:
- a CDS encoding PLP-dependent aminotransferase family protein produces the protein MARKASLQELALRPAPEGTPLFRWIYEELRLAIAEGRLKPGMRLPSTRDLATQYGVARGTVLVTFEQLKAEGYVESEVGSGTRVAGNLPERFFAPAPSLQATPASVTPSRARLSAWSQTLRPLFPLRGVAPTGVAFEPNQPALDLFPTTLWSRLAGRRLRRASGLQLGVAEAHGYRPLREAVAAYLGSARAVHCTADQVVIVSGTQQTLDLTARLVLDPGDKVWMEDPGYIGAVGAFRSVGARLVAIPVDEDGLDVAQGRKLAADAKLAYVTPAHEFPLGTSLSLERRLALLQWAQEAGAWIFEDDYDSEYRYQGRPLPSMQGLDGSGCVIFAGSFNKMLFPNLRLGYVVLPPRLVEPFAVARSLSDRFPPLLDQAVLCDFITEGHFGQHIRRMREAYAERLGTLMEMAATGPLAGLIEIAPIHAGMQTAGHLPPEMNDHAVAEAAARQGVRCMTLSMFQIRRKNVNGLLLGFGGYRPDLIREGARKLARVLEGR
- a CDS encoding carboxymuconolactone decarboxylase family protein, whose product is MSEISDTPEGKPRMAYHLASPDAVKAMFALSVAVQKLGIEPKLLDLIHLRVSLINGCAYCIDLHNREALARGETARRLNLLPVWHEVPHLYTSRERAALAWTEAVTLISQTHVPDDVYAHARTEFSETELTNLNLAVVAINGWNRFAISFRKMPEELK
- a CDS encoding cupin domain-containing protein; protein product: MPLSRRQLMTLLTAASGVPAFAATASAATHQDAAQTGSKVTSLLTRALAGHPESDVNMVLVEYAGGASSPAHRHSGPVFVYVLEGAVEMQITDGPLTKLTKGETYYEPPGGVHLVSRNASTTEPAKLLAFVIGPKGEAPTGPVDKH
- a CDS encoding TIGR00282 family metallophosphoesterase, which codes for MTDAPSDQTIRILFLGDVMGDPGRKAVGEMLPRLKEELQIDFAIVNGENSAGGRGITPKIAIGLMRAGAAVITTGDHVWDQKEIVPYFSEEPRLLRPVNYPAGTPGEGSLVLETKKGKVGVINVQGRTFMKMLLENPFTVMDEVVAEMRKETPVIFVDMHSETTSEKVALGWYLDGRVSAVVGTHTHVQTADERVLPNGTAFLCDAGMCGPVDSCIGMEVQTAIERFTKLLPSKGHVARGQVKLCGAVVDVDATTGKALRIERLQRVWHGSTEGA
- a CDS encoding N-acetylmuramoyl-L-alanine amidase; this translates as MGLNCGVMGQDSPAPTAAPTPAEAPAAGPLAADSPSAPLTPAPPILAKPKLSPLATPPKWDELKAYDGVLTRAQFEKAISHVYGNGSNFPPPWKLDDQGVIVDTTPGKLPVRIAFRPATVEAKQVTHYWRAAKDLRPLEPGQPPLKGVHIALDPGHIGGGYARLEERWLSMNPGEEIMEGRIVLQVAQLLKPRLEALGARVSMVRESETPLTKDTPDSLRDEALKVLHEAGIASPKDTYTAPRDEARILSVQWQAEKLFYRVSEIHARARRVNEELRPDLVLCLHLNAEPWGDPKQPSFVNANHFHLLINGCYSPDELQYEDVRFEMLRRLFSRTEEQEMAMAAPVAAAMAAATGLPPYLYTTANARRVSGSPFVYARNLLANRMYECPVLYFEPYVMNHGETYRRLLLGHYLGRTLLDGKLVTSPMEDYVRGVERGLVEYFTQARKGGA